Below is a window of Acidobacteriota bacterium DNA.
ACGCGATCAAGTATGCCGGGGACGCGGCGCCGGTGGAACTCGTCGCGCGGACCTTTGCGGGCCGGGCGATCTTCTCGGTGCGCGACCGCGGGCCGGGCCTGCCGCCGGAGATCTCCCAGCGCATCTTCGAGCCGTTCTTCCGGTTCGTCCCGCCCGGCCGGCCGGATCCGGGCGGCTCGGGCCTCGGGTTGGCCATCGCCCGCCAGATCGCCCGCGCGCACGGCGGGCGGCTCGTCGCCCGCCCCCGCGGGGGCGGCGGCACGCGGTTCTCGATCGTCCTGCCCGCGGAGCCGAGGGAATGAGTGCCGGACAGCGCATCCTCGTGGTCGAAGACGACGCCACGCTTCGGGAAGGGCTGCGCATGGTCCTCGAGCGCGCCGGGTACCAGGTGCGAACGGCGGTCAGGGGCGAGGAAGCCCTCAAGCAGATCCGAGAAGAGCCGCCGGATCTCGTCGTGCTGGACCTGATGCTTCCCGGGCTCGACGGGACCTACGTGCTTCAGCGCGCCCGCAAGGAAGGGTTCACCGCGCCGGTGGTGATCCTGTCCGCCAGGACCTCGGTCGAGGACCGGATCTACGGGCTGCGCAGCGGCGCCGACGACTATGTGACCAAACCGTTCGAACTCGACGAGCTGCTGGCGAGAATCGCCGTGCGCCTGCGGCGGACCCACGCGCCGGAGCGGGTGCGCTTCGGAGACACGGTCGTCGATCTCACCGCCCGGCGGGTGACGAGGGGGGGAGAGGAGATCCACCTCACGCCCAAGGAGTTCGACCTGCTCGCCTTCTTCGTGACCCGACCGGGACGCGTGGTGAGCCGCGGGACCATCCTGGAAGAGGTCTGGGGCCCCGACTACCGCGGGACCCGGCGGACCGTCGACAATTTCGTGCGCTCCCTCCGGACGAAGCTCGAGAGCGATCCGGAGTCGCCGCGACACTTCCTCACC
It encodes the following:
- a CDS encoding DNA-binding response regulator translates to MSAGQRILVVEDDATLREGLRMVLERAGYQVRTAVRGEEALKQIREEPPDLVVLDLMLPGLDGTYVLQRARKEGFTAPVVILSARTSVEDRIYGLRSGADDYVTKPFELDELLARIAVRLRRTHAPERVRFGDTVVDLTARRVTRGGEEIHLTPKEFDLLAFFVTRPGRVVSRGTILEEVWGPDYRGTRRTVDNFVRSLRTKLESDPESPRHFLTVRARGYRFEPGPAGGPAELS